The following proteins are encoded in a genomic region of Populus trichocarpa isolate Nisqually-1 chromosome 13, P.trichocarpa_v4.1, whole genome shotgun sequence:
- the LOC18104213 gene encoding potassium transporter 2: protein MDLGHGKCWDTSKKDSWKTLLLLAYQSLGVVYGDLSTSPLYVYKSTFAEDIQHSDTNEEIFGVLSFVFWTLTLVPLFKYVFVVLRADDNGEGGTFALYSLICRHAKVSLLPNRQVADESLSTYKLENPPEKDSSRVKMYLEKHKALHTALLILVLLGTCMVIGDGLLTPAISVFTAVSGLELSMSSNHHQYAVVPITCFILVCLFTLQHYGTHRVGFLFAPVVLAWLLCISALGLYNIIHWNPHVYQALSPYYMFKFMKKTKKGGWMSLGGILLCITGSEAMFADLGHFSYTAIQIAFTFLVYPALILAYMGQAAYLSQHHDNTNHIGFYISVPGKLRIPVLIIAILASVVGSQAIISGTFSIINQSQSLGCFPRVKVVHTSDKIHGQIYIPEINWMLMILCIAVTIGFRDTKHMGNASGLAVMTVMLVTTCLTSLVIILCWHKPPILALSFLLFFGSIELLYFSASLTKFTEGAWLPILLALILMTIMFVWHYATIKKYEFDLHNKVSLEWLLALGPSLGIARVPGIGLVFTDLTSGIPANFSRFVTNLPAFHRVLVFVCVKSVPVPFVPPAERYLVGRVGPPGHRSYRCIVRYGYRDVHQDVDSFESELIARLADFINYDWHRSHGTNSFPEDDASQSNESSNEYSLAVIGTVAFSGIPAYEIEESVQLASISGGFSTVESVTDVIEMEPVGVVERRVRFAIDDESGSHSPADMHLQLQEELEDLLSGQQAGTAFILGHSHVKAKQGSSLLKRLALNFGYNFLRRNCRGPDVALKVPPVSLLEVGMVYVM, encoded by the exons ATGGATCTTGGGCATGGCAAGTGTTGGGATACTTCGAAG AAGGATTCTTGGAAGACATTGTTGCTTTTGGCTTATCAGAGCCTTGGAGTAGTATATGGTGACTTGAGCACTTCCCCTCTCTATGTTTACAAGAGCACATTCGCAGAAGACATTCAACATTCAGATACCAATGAAGAGATTTTTGGTGTTCTATCTTTTGTTTTCTGGACCCTCACTCTGGTCCCCTTATTCAAGTATGTCTTTGTGGTCCTTCGAGCAGATGACAATGGAGAGG GTGGTACTTTTGCATTGTATTCATTGATATGCCGGCATGCAAAGGTTAGCCTTCTGCCCAATAGACAGGTTGCAGATGAATCACTCTCCACATACAAACTAGAGAACCCTCCAGAGAAGGACAGCTCAAGGGTTAAAATGTACCTTGAGAAGCACAAGGCCTTGCACACTGCATTGCTAATCTTGGTTCTTCTTGGCACTTGCATGGTAATTGGAGATGGACTGCTCACTCCAGCAATTTCTG TCTTCACAGCAGTGTCTGGTCTCGAGCTTTCCATGTCCAGTAACCATCATCAAT ATGCAGTAGTTCCAATCACTTGCTTCATCTTGGTGTGCCTTTTTACACTTCAACACTATGGCACACATCGGGTGGGATTTCTCTTTGCACCAGTTGTCTTGGCATGGCTGCTATGCATAAGTGCCCTTGGTCTGTATAATATAATCCACTGGAACCCACACGTCTATCAAGCTCTTTCTCCATATTACATGTTCAAGTtcatgaagaaaacaaagaaaggcgGGTGGATGTCTTTGGGTGGAATATTGTTGTGCATAACAG GCTCCGAGGCAATGTTTGCTGATCTTGGCCACTTCTCGTATACTGCAATTCAG ATTGCATTCACCTTTCTGGTTTATCCAGCCCTTATATTGGCATATATGGGGCAAGCTGCTTATTTGTCACAGCATCATGACAACACAAACCATATTGGCTTTTATATCTCGGTCCCAG GGAAGTTAAGGATACCTGTCCTCATAATAGCTATTCTTGCTTCTGTTGTGGGGAGCCAAGCAATCATCAGTGGAACATTCTCTATCATAAACCAGAGCCAGTCGCTTGGCTGTTTCCCAAGAGTGAAGGTTGTTCACACTTCTGACAAGATACACGGCCAGATTTATATCCCTGAGATCAATTGGATGCTCATGATCCTCTGTATTGCTGTGACAATTGGATTTAGAGACACGAAGCACATGGGAAATGCATCAG GGTTAGCAGTGATGACAGTGATGCTAGTGACCACATGCCTTACTTCCCTTGTTATCATTCTTTGTTGGCACAAACCCCCTATTCTAGCATTATCCTTTCTACTTTTCTTCGGCTCCATTGAGTTGCTTTACTTCTCAGCTTCACTAACCAAATTCACCGAGGGTGCATGGCTCCCCATCCTTCTAGCCCTCATTTTGATGACCATCATGTTTGTTTGGCATTATGCCACCATTAAGAAATATGAATTTGATCTACACAACAAGGTATCACTAGAATGGCTCTTAGCCTTAGGTCCAAGCTTGGGGATTGCTAGAGTCCCTGGCATTGGCTTAGTTTTCACTGATCTCACCTCTGGCATCCCTGCTAATTTCTCACGCTTTGTCACCAACCTCCCTGCCTTCCATCGTGTCCTTGTCTTTGTGTGCGTAAAATCAGTGCCTGTGCCTTTTGTGCCCCCTGCGGAGAGGTATCTTGTTGGTCGTGTGGGTCCTCCAGGTCATCGGTCTTACAGGTGCATTGTCCGTTATGGATATCGTGATGTGCACCAGGATGTTGATTCTTTTGAATCAGAGCTCATTGCTCGACTGGCTGATTTCATCAACTATGATTGGCATCGAAGTCATGGGACTAACTCATTTCCTGAGGACGATGCATCTCAATCCAATGAATCATCAAATGAGTATAGCTTGGCAGTGATTGGAACTGTCGCTTTCTCAGGCATACCAGCTTATGAGATTGAGGAGAGTGTGCAGCTAGCAAGTATATCTGGTGGTTTCTCTACAGTAGAAAGCGTGACAGATGTTATTGAAATGGAACCGGTTGGGGTAGTAGAAAGAAGAGTGAGGTTTGCTATTGATGATGAGTCCGGATCCCATTCACCAGCTGATATGCATTTGCAGTTACAAGAAGAGCTAGAAGATTTGTTATCAGGCCAACAAGCTGGTACTGCATTTATACTTGGGCACTCGCATGTTAAAGCAAAGCAAGGATCATCACTTCTGAAGAGATTGGCTCTTAATTTTGGGTACAATTTTCTCAGGCGGAACTGCCGAGGGCCAGATGTGGCACTCAAGGTTCCGCCAGTGTCTCTTCTAGAGGTCGGTATGGTTTATGTTATGTAA